In Cololabis saira isolate AMF1-May2022 chromosome 4, fColSai1.1, whole genome shotgun sequence, one DNA window encodes the following:
- the LOC133441831 gene encoding extracellular calcium-sensing receptor-like has protein sequence MQGTARLPAISMDGDFVIGGIFSIHNNMLNVIHNYTTMPESPVCVGSIDARELRFSRAMMFALEEINNSTELLPGIRLGYQIHDSCSSVPVAVHAAFQLANGQDPVFYVGANCSQSGSGGVVGVVGESGSTPTISMSRIMGPFNIPLVSHFATCACLSDKQQYPTFFRTIPSDQFQAEALVKLVKHFGWTWIGAVRSDSDYGNNGMASFLNAAVKEGICVEYSESFYRTDPRSKIQRVADVIRRSTAVVVVAFMATGDMTILLEELARENPPPRQWIGSESWVTDPHLVRFGVCEGAIGFGIPKAAIPGVRDFLLDLSPSEVAALPVFKEFWEDTFKCSLEKGTPADKRVCDGTEDMQTLQNPYTETSQLRITNMVYKAVYSIAHAMHNAVCKETNFTTQCDKNLRLESKQVFTELKKVRFSQNGYDVSFDANGDPVAVYELVNWQRSESGVMELVTVGLYDASQPVSQEFRISKNLTWVEGGAQVPVSVCSDSCPPGTRKVLQKGKPICCYDCVECPEGEISNTTDSVDCFPCPSEFWPNAERDVCLPKPVEFLSFDEVLAIVLAAFSVGGACLAVITTAIFFHHRTTPIVRANNSELSFLLLLSLTLCFLCSLTFIGAPSEWSCMLRHTAFGITFVLCISCVLGKTIVVLMAFKATLPGSNVMKWFGPSQQRLTVVSFTFIQVLICTIWLLLSPPFPKKNLTTYKEKIILECALGSALGFWAVLGYIGLLAIFCFVLAVLARKLPDNFNEAKLITFSMLIFCAVWITFIPAYVSSPGKFTVAVEIFAILASSFGLILCMFAPKCFIILFQPDKNTKKALMNKD, from the exons ATGCAGGGTACTGCTCGTTTGCCCGCAATCTCCATGGATGGTGACTTTGTTATTGGGGGTATTTTTTCAATCCACAACAACATGCTTAATGTGATTCATAACTACACCACCATGCCTGAGTCACCCGTGTGTGTTGGGAG CATTGACGCACGGGAGCTGCGCTTCTCTCGAGCTATGATGTTTGCGCTTGAGGAGATAAACAACAGCACGGAGCTGCTGCCAGGGATCCGGCTGGGTTATCAAATCCACGATTCATGCTCCTCAGTGCCCGTGGCCGTGCACGCAGCCTTTCAGTTAGCAAACGGTCAGGATCCGGTCTTTTACGTAGGAGCAAACTGCTCCCAGTCTGGATCTGGAGGTGTGGTGGGTGTCGTGGGTGAGTCTGGATCCACGCCAACCATCAGCATGTCACGCATCATGGGGCCCTTTAACATTCCTCTG GTGAGCCACTTTGCCACTTGTGCCTGCCTGTCTGATAAGCAGCAGTATCCGACCTTCTTCAGAACAATTCCCAGTGACCAGTTCCAAGCTGAGGCGCTGGTCAAGCTGGTGAAACACTTTGGTTGGACGTGGATAGGTGCTGTCCGGTCCGACTCGGATTATGGCAACAATGGCATGGCGTCTTTTCTTAATGCAGCTGTCAAAGAGGGAATCTGTGTGGAATACTCTGAATCTTTCTATCGGACCGACCCACGCAGCAAGATTCAGAGAGTAGCTGATGTTATCCGCAG GTccacagctgtggttgttgttgcattCATGGCCACTGGAGATATGACAATCCTGTTAGAGGAGCTTGCCAGAGAAAATCCACCTCCTCGCCAGTGGATTGGTAGTGAATCATGGGTAACAGATCCACACTTGGTAAGATTTGGTGTCTGTGAAGGGGCCATTGGATTTGGAATTCCAAAAGCTGCCATCCCAGGTGTGAGAGATTTCCTACTGGATCTCTCTCCCTCTGAAGTGGCTGCCTTGCCAGTGTTTAAGGAGTTCTGGGAGGATACATTCAAGTGCAGCCTTGAAAAAG GTACTCCCGCAGACAAGCGTGTGTGTGATGGAACTGAGGACATGCAGACGCTCCAGAATCCGTACACCGAAACATCACAGTTGAGAATTACTAACATGGTGTACAAGGCTGTTTATTCAATAGCACATGCCATGCACAATGCAGTGTGTAAGGAAACAAATTTCACAACTCAGTGTGACAAAAACTTAAGACTGGAATCCAAGCAG GTTTTTACTGAGCTGAAGAAAGTCAGGTTTTCCCAAAATGGTTATGATGTGTCATTTGATGCTAACGGGGATCCTGTGGCTGTTTACGAGCTGGTCAACTGGCAGAGGAGTGAGAGTGGTGTTATGGAGCTGGTAACAGTGGGGTTATATGATGCTTCTCAGCCAGTGAGCCAGGAGTTTCGTATCAGCAAGAACCTGACCTGGGTGGAGGGTGGCGCACAA GTGCCGGTGTCAGTGTGCAGTGATAGCTGTCCTCCAGGAACTCGTAAAGTTCTGCAGAAAGGGAAGCCCATCTGCTGCTATGACTGTGTGGAATGTCCTGAGGGAGAGATTAGCAACACTACAG attCCGTTGATTGTTTCCCCTGTCCCAGTGAATTCTGGCCTAATGCAGAGAGAGATGTCTGTCTCCCCAAACCTGTAGAGTTTCTATCGTTTGACGAAGTCCTTGCGATCGTCCTGGCTGCATTCTCTGTTGGTGGAGCCTGTCTAGCCGTCATAACAACAGCTATTTTCTTTCATCACAGGACAACTCCAATTGTCAGGGCCAACAACTCTGAGCTGAGTTTCCTGCTGCTCCTCTCCCTGACTCTGTGTTTTTTATGTTCCCTAACTTTTATCGGAGCACCTTCTGAGTGGTCCTGCATGCTGCGTCACACAGCATTTGGCATCACTTTTGTTCTCTGTATTTCTTGCGTACTTGGGAAAACAATAGTGGTATTAATGGCCTTCAAAGCTACACTGCCAGGTAGTAATGTCATGAAATGGTTTGGTCCCTCACAGCAAAGATTGACTGTGGTGTCTTTCACTTTCATTCAGGTTTTAATATGTACCATTTGGCTGCTACTTAGCCCGCCCTTTCCAAAGAAAAACCTAACCACATACAAGGAAAAGATCATTTTGGAATGTGCACTGGGCTCTGCGTTGGGTTTCTGGGCTGTGCTCGGTTACATAGGACTTCTGGCcattttttgctttgttttagcAGTCTTAGCTCGGAAACTACCTGATAATTTTAATGAAGCCAAGCTGATCACCTTCAGCATGCTGATATTTTGTGCAGTCTGGATCACCTTCATCCCAGCATATGTCAGCTCTCCTGGGAAATTTACTGTAGCCGTGGAGATATTTGCCATCCTGGCCTCCAGTTTTGGTCTCATACTGTGTATGTTTGCTCCCAAGTGTTTCATTATATTGTTTCAGCCTGATAAGAACACTAAGAAAGCTTTAATGAATAAAGATTAA